A region of the Oceanihabitans sp. IOP_32 genome:
CCATTGATAGTATAGAAATTGTAAGAGTTGGTGCAGATGCAGAAGCTTTTAATGCTGTTGAAGCTTTTAGAACATTTGAAGGTTCAAGAGAAAAAAGAATACAAGAAGCCAAAGCTTTAGCTGAGGCCGAATTAGATAAATTCGCGGCTGGCTTTAATAAAACAGAGAGCGGTTTACGTTATAAAATACTTCAAGAAGGCACAGGTACCAAAGCAGAAAAAGGTAAAACCGTATCGGTGCACTATAAAGGGCAGTTAACCGATGGCACTGTTTTCGATTCGTCTTACAAACGCAAACAACCTTTAGAGTTTCCGGTTGGCGTTGGTCAAGTAATTCCTGGTTGGGATGAAGGTATCTGTTTGCTAAATGTTGGTGATAAAGCTCGTTTAGTAATACCAAGTAATTTAGCCTACGGTAGCGCTGGTGCAGGTGGTGTAATCCCACCAGATGCGACTTTAATATTTGATGTGGAATTAATGGATGTGAAATAAATTTAAAACCATTATTACGGTATTATTCAACACAAACATATGGAAATTAAAAAAGAGTGCCTCAAACGCACTCTTTTTTTTATCTAACGCAAAATATATTTATTAGTCGGTTAAAGCCTCACGCTTCGCCTTTTTTTCTGCTCTCATTTCTTTAAATTTCTCTAATAACGCACCACCAATCCAGTAAGGTACTACAAAAGCAAATAAAAATATCATCAACCAAAAACCAATTGTGAAAATTGCTAAAAACGCTAAAAAACCTAAGTACTGGTCAAATTCGAACATCATTATATGTATTTTAAAGTGGTTATACACAAAGATATAATAAAGTGTGCTGTTTTACAATATAAAAAAATACTATTTAATTAAGGTGCCCCACTCGGTCCACGATCCATCGTAAACCGCAATATTTTTATAGCCACAAATGTCTGCTCCTAAAGCTAAAATACATGCTGTTATGCCCGATCCGCATGAAAAAATAAGCGAATCATCACGACTGATAACTTCTGAAAAAATAGTTTGTAATTCTCTTTTGGATTTCAGCAACCCCGCATTCGTTATCAAGCATGAATACGGAATGTTTTTTGAATTGGGGATGTTTCCCCGTCTTAAACCCTCACGAGGTTCTGCTTCTAGGCAATTAAATCGAGCGGCAGATCGCGCATCAATTATTTTATGTGTTTTATTATCTGAAGCTTTTTTTACGTCATTAAAAAAACACATGACATTTGATTGCGGTTTGGCTATAAAATCACCTTCTTTATAATTGTAGTGCTTTTGGGGCTCGACTGTAAATCCAGCATCTATCCAACAAGCTAAACCACCATTTAGAACGGCAACATTGTTAAAGCCAAAAGCTTTAAATAACCACCAAACTCGCGCACTAGAGTATATCCCTTTGTCATCGTAAACTACAATAGCACTGGTGTTATTAATACCTAAATTTCTAGCTTCTTTTTGGAATTGTTCTGCTGATGGAAAAGTATTTGGAAATGGTTGCGACTGGTCGCTAAATTTATTTTTTATGTCGAAAAATCGGGCTTTCGGAATTTGTTTCTGTAAGGCATCGTTAGTTTTTTTAATCGTGCCATCTAAAATCACCAAATTATCAGCATTACAATTTTGATGAAGCCACTCTACCGAAACAACGGGTGATTCTATGTTTATATAGGTATTCATAACACATTTAAATAGTATATCTAAAACACTATTAATTAAAGATTGTGTTTTTGCAACATCTAAAGGATTTTAATCGACAAGCACGATCCCCACCATAGATGAAGATTTAATTGATTATAAGCAAAGCCTTTATTTAATTTTTTCAAAATAATGATCGTCCCATTCCTTTGGCTGTGGTTCATCTTGCAGTTTTCCTAAAGATTTAGCCACTAGCATAGACACGGTGGCATCGCCAGTTACATTTACTACCGTTCTACACATATCCAAGGGTCTATCTACTGCAAAGATAAGCGCCAATCCTATAGGCAATAATTCT
Encoded here:
- a CDS encoding peptidylprolyl isomerase, which encodes MQDGLYAKFNTTKGEILVSLEYQKTPGTVGHFVALAEGNLENSAKPQGTPYYNGLKFHRVIPDFMIQGGCPQGTGTGNPGYQFDDEFHPDLKHDGPGILSMANAGPGTNGSQFFITHVETSWLDGKHTVFGKVQNGQDVVDAIAQGDTIDSIEIVRVGADAEAFNAVEAFRTFEGSREKRIQEAKALAEAELDKFAAGFNKTESGLRYKILQEGTGTKAEKGKTVSVHYKGQLTDGTVFDSSYKRKQPLEFPVGVGQVIPGWDEGICLLNVGDKARLVIPSNLAYGSAGAGGVIPPDATLIFDVELMDVK
- a CDS encoding sulfurtransferase, with the translated sequence MNTYINIESPVVSVEWLHQNCNADNLVILDGTIKKTNDALQKQIPKARFFDIKNKFSDQSQPFPNTFPSAEQFQKEARNLGINNTSAIVVYDDKGIYSSARVWWLFKAFGFNNVAVLNGGLACWIDAGFTVEPQKHYNYKEGDFIAKPQSNVMCFFNDVKKASDNKTHKIIDARSAARFNCLEAEPREGLRRGNIPNSKNIPYSCLITNAGLLKSKRELQTIFSEVISRDDSLIFSCGSGITACILALGADICGYKNIAVYDGSWTEWGTLIK